In Segatella copri, the DNA window CGAATACCAGCCAGAAGTTCTGACCTGTGTCGGCAGCCTTCAGCATGGCAAGGAATGCCGTAGGGATGAGGGCGAAGGTATGGAGGTATGGAACCAGATCCATGATGCCGATGAGAATGCCCAGACCTATCGCCATCGGGAAACCGATGATGGTAAAACCGATGCAGAACATGATGCCCATACAGAGCGCTACCAGTCCCTGACCACGGATATAATTGTTGAGCTCGCGCTCCACATCCTTCATCAGCACACTCCAGAACGGACGGTTCTTCTTAGGGAAGATTCTCACCCAGTTGGCTGTCAGCGTCTCGTAATCGAGCAGGATGAAGAACATATATAATAAGGTAATCATCGATGCTACGATACTCATCAGTACCGTTGCCGTCTGGCTGACTACCGAGAAGACCTTAGGCATGGTGGCCTTGATGGCATCGCTGAAGTCCTTGCTTTTCAGAAAATGCTCTATCTGCTCCTGGTTGGTCTGCAGCCAGTCTTTGATCAGCGCCGTCAGGTTGTTGGTATGAGTCGTCTGATGCAGCCATCGTGTCAACACCTCACCTAGTTTGTCAAACTGGTCAATCATCGGAGGGATGATGAGCCACAGCACGCCTCCTATAACAGCGATAGCCGTTCCCATGGCGATGAGGATAGACAGCGCACGTATTTTGATGTGGAGTTTGTTTTCGATAAACTTCACGACCGGATAGAGCAGGTAAGCGAAAAACCATGCAATGAAGAATGGCAGCAGTACGCTGCTCAGATAATTGGTCATGTAGAGCACGGCCAGTACGATGAGGGTAACCCCCGCCCATCTTATAAATTTATCAAATGTAATCTCCTTTCCCATAACTGTTCCTTTTGTTATAATTTTTCGTTAAGAATTGCTTTCTGGTAGCATTCTCTGCAGAGCGGCTCGTATTCATCTTTCTCGCCCAGAAGCACCCGTTTGTCGTTATTGATCAACCGGTGGCTCACATAGGCAACCGATCCGCACTTTACGCAGATGGCATGAACCTTGGTCACCTCGTCGGCGATGGCACAGAGAGCAGGAATCGGACCGAAGGGAACTCCCTTGTAGTCCATATCCAGTCCAGCCACGATGACTCTCACGCCACGGTTGGCGAGTTCGTTGCATACCTCCACGAGCCCATTGTCCAGGAACTGGGCTTCATCGATACCCACCACGTCGATATCAGAAGCCAATAGCAGTATCGATCCAGAGGACTCAATAGGAGTAGACCGGATAGAGTTCTGATCATGGCTCACTACATCTTCCTCGGAGTAACGAGTGTCAAGCGCCGGCTTAAAGATTTCCACCTTCTGCTTGGCGAACTTCGCACGCTTCATTCTTCGGATCAATTCCTCTGTTTTTCCGGAGAACATCGATCCGCACACCACTTCAATTCTTCCGGGACGGTGTGCCTCCCCAATTAGATTTTCTGTCATTTCGGGGGCAAAATTAATAATAAGGTTTTAAAAAATGCAAAGAAACGCGTTTTTTTTTTGCTATGAAAGATTAATTAACTACATTTGCGGTCAGTATGGGCACATTATACATCGTTCCGACTCCAGTTGGTAACATGGAGGACATGACAATGCGAGCCATTCGCATACTGAAAGAAGCGGATTTGGTACTCGCTGAGGACACTCGAACATCGAGTGTTCTGCTGAAGCATTTCGATATCAGAAATCGATTAGTGGCTCACCATAAGTTTAACGAACATGGCACATCTTCTGCCATCGTAGAGCGACTGAAGGGTGGCGAAACCATTGCCTTGATCAGCGATGCCGGAACACCGGGTATCAGCGATCCTGGTTTTTACCTCGCCCGCGAGGCTGCCAAGGCAGGCATCACGGTGCAGACTTTGCCTGGACCTACGGCATGCATACCGGCCATCGTTTCATCGGGTTTGCCATGCGACCGTTTCTGCTTCGAAGGATTCATTCCGCAGAAAAAGGGCAGACAGACCTATCTTGAATCATTGAAGGATGAGGTGCGCACCATGATTTTCTATGAGTCGCCTTATCGTGTGGTGAAAACCTTGCAGCAGTTTGCTGAGGTTTTCGGGGATGACAGACAGGTGAGCTGTTGTCGTGAAATATCCAAACTCCACGAGGAGAGTGTGAGGGGTACGCTTGCCGAGGTTATCGCTCATTTTGAGGAGACAGAACCAAGGGGCGAATTTGTCATCGTATTGGCAGGAAAAGATCCTAAACAGCTCAAGGAAGAGATGAAGGAAAAGAAGCGTGAAGAGCGCCGCCAGAAGAAAAACGGGGCTCGCAGGGATGAAGAAAGTAATGAATAAAGTATAGGAAGCGACGCGTTTTACGCGAAAAGATAATTTTTTAAATCAAACATTAAAAAGGAAAATGATTATGAAAAAGCTATTATTTGCGGCATGTTTAGCTGCTTTTTGCTTGACCAGTTGCAACAACGGCAAGAACAACACCCAGGATTTGGCAAATCAGCAGAATGATTCGCTAAACAGTATCATCGCTCAGAAAGATAGCGAAATTAACGATATGATGGGTACATTGAATGAAATCCAGGATGGTCTGAACCAGATCAGTGAGGCTGAGCACAGAGTAACTCTCCTGAAGAACGGTGAGGGTGCCAGCAAGAGACAGCAGCTCAAGGAGGATGTTCAGTTCATCGCTACCCGTATGCAGCAGAACCGCGAACTCCTGGCTAAACTGCAGAAGCAGATGGCTAACAGCTCTTTGCAGGCTGACCAGTTGAAGAAGACCATCGCAAACCTTCAGGCGCAGATTGCACAGAAGGATAAGGAACTCCAGGTGCTTCGCGAGGAGTTGGATAAGAAGGATATTCATATTGCAGCGCTCGACGAGACTATCAACAATCTGAATACCAAGACCTCTCGTCTTACTACTGAAAGCAGCCAGAAGACAGAGACAATCAATGCACAGGACAAGCAGCTCAACACTGCCTGGTATGTATTCGGTACCAAGAAGGAGTTGAAGGAGCAGCATATCATGGAAAAGGGTAAGGTAATGACCGGTAATTTCAACAAGAGTTATTTCACCAAGGTTGATATCCGCAACATTTCTGAAATCAAGTTGATGTCAAAGTCGGCTAAGTTGCTCACTACCCACCCATCAAGCTCTTATGCATTGGTACGTGATGCCAACAAGCAGTATACGCTCCGCATCACCAATCCACAGATTTTCTGGAGCACCAGCAAGTATCTTGTAGTGCTCGTTAAGTAATTATCTCTTTCTCTGAAAGAAATCCTGCATGAGTGCGCGGCACTCATCTTCCAATACGCCCGATGTAACTGTCGTCTTAGGATGCAGTGCATCGGGCGCATATTTTGTATACCCCCTTTTTTCGTCGCTGGCACCATATACCACGCGGCTGATCTGTGCCCATCCCAGCGCTCCGGCGCACATCACGCAGGGTTCTACTGTAACGTAGAGGGTACAGTCTTTCAGGTATTTTCCTCCCAGCATGTTGGCTCCCGAAGTGATGGCCTGCATTTCGGCATGAGCCGTAACATCGGTCAGCATCTCCGTAAGATTGTGGGCACGTGATATGATCCGGTCCTTACAAACGATGATGGCGCCTACCGGAATCTCGTCTTCATCGAATGCCGCCTGAGCCTCCATCAGGGCACGGCGCATGTATGCTTCGTCTTTTTTCTTGATATCTTCCATTGTTTTTCGTGCAAAATTACATAAAAAAGTTTGAAGTGTGGA includes these proteins:
- a CDS encoding AI-2E family transporter; the encoded protein is MGKEITFDKFIRWAGVTLIVLAVLYMTNYLSSVLLPFFIAWFFAYLLYPVVKFIENKLHIKIRALSILIAMGTAIAVIGGVLWLIIPPMIDQFDKLGEVLTRWLHQTTHTNNLTALIKDWLQTNQEQIEHFLKSKDFSDAIKATMPKVFSVVSQTATVLMSIVASMITLLYMFFILLDYETLTANWVRIFPKKNRPFWSVLMKDVERELNNYIRGQGLVALCMGIMFCIGFTIIGFPMAIGLGILIGIMDLVPYLHTFALIPTAFLAMLKAADTGQNFWLVFGLAFLVFCVVQIITDMVVTPKIMGKAMGLNPAILLLSLSVWGALLGFLGLIVALPLTTLIIAYWQRYVTKEKPQYHEETGENVPISDKNEENQ
- a CDS encoding thymidine kinase, with product MTENLIGEAHRPGRIEVVCGSMFSGKTEELIRRMKRAKFAKQKVEIFKPALDTRYSEEDVVSHDQNSIRSTPIESSGSILLLASDIDVVGIDEAQFLDNGLVEVCNELANRGVRVIVAGLDMDYKGVPFGPIPALCAIADEVTKVHAICVKCGSVAYVSHRLINNDKRVLLGEKDEYEPLCRECYQKAILNEKL
- the rsmI gene encoding 16S rRNA (cytidine(1402)-2'-O)-methyltransferase, which encodes MGTLYIVPTPVGNMEDMTMRAIRILKEADLVLAEDTRTSSVLLKHFDIRNRLVAHHKFNEHGTSSAIVERLKGGETIALISDAGTPGISDPGFYLAREAAKAGITVQTLPGPTACIPAIVSSGLPCDRFCFEGFIPQKKGRQTYLESLKDEVRTMIFYESPYRVVKTLQQFAEVFGDDRQVSCCREISKLHEESVRGTLAEVIAHFEETEPRGEFVIVLAGKDPKQLKEEMKEKKREERRQKKNGARRDEESNE
- a CDS encoding nucleoside deaminase; this encodes MEDIKKKDEAYMRRALMEAQAAFDEDEIPVGAIIVCKDRIISRAHNLTEMLTDVTAHAEMQAITSGANMLGGKYLKDCTLYVTVEPCVMCAGALGWAQISRVVYGASDEKRGYTKYAPDALHPKTTVTSGVLEDECRALMQDFFQRKR